One genomic window of Arachis stenosperma cultivar V10309 chromosome 10, arast.V10309.gnm1.PFL2, whole genome shotgun sequence includes the following:
- the LOC130955203 gene encoding probable mediator of RNA polymerase II transcription subunit 26c — MDLDDFRSILDTAGVDVWLFIDTAITVASLDCGDELRRRRDGIIERIFAATTPPLPCRNCDGDRNLRSNGHQIKKRLSPSPSPQRQHSHHQQRRGGRGAAAAVSPSTPQSLGDDDDNGHADADAAEDDREDLDPYGGLFDDEQKKILEIKEQLEEPDQSEESLVELLQNLADMDITFQALKETDIGRHVNRLRKHSSNDVRRLVKLLVRKWKEIVDEWVRLNQPGGTASLMADGDSPPLKTTQNGHHQIPDFAYSPNPHNGSSGSDRNTSEAEPKPKVIPRKEAPPKPTPPPSVPTPSIAFQNRQREQRDRDFDAERLASARKRLQENYKEAENAKKQRTIQVMDIHELPKSKPKNAFFGKNKGSGGSQGRHW; from the exons ATGGATTTGGATGATTTCCGATCCATATTGGATACTGCCGGCGTTGACGTTTGGCTCTTCATCGACACCGCCATCACCGTCGCCTCCTTGGATTGCGGTGACGAGCTGAGGCGACGGAGGGATGGAATCATAGAACGAATCTTCGCTGCCACCACACCTCCTCTGCCGTGCCGGAACTGCGACGGCGATCGTAACCTGAGGTCCAATGGCCACCAAATCAAGAAACGCCTCAGCCCTAGCCCTAGCCCTCAGCGACAACACAGCCACCACCAGCAACGTCGTGGTGGCCGTGGTGCCGCCGCTGCAGTTTCTCCCTCAACGCCGCAGTCTCTCGGAGATGATGATGACAACGGCCACGCCGACGCCGACGCCGCCGAAGACGACCGTGAAGATTTGGATCCTTACGGCGGCTTGTTCGATGATGAGCAGAAGAAGATTCTAGAGATTAAAGAGCAGCTCGAAGAACCCGACCAG TCTGAAGAATCGTTGGTGGAGCTGCTGCAAAATCTCGCAGACATGGATATTACATTCCAAGCGTTAAAG GAGACTGACATTGGGAGGCACGTGAATCGGTTGCGGAAGCATTCCTCCAATGACGTTCGCAGATTGGTGAAGCTACTTGTGAG GAAGTGGAAGGAAATTGTGGATGAGTGGGTGAGGTTGAATCAACCGGGTGGAACAGCTTCTCTCATGG CTGATGGGGACTCTCCACCGCTGAAAACCACCCAAAACGGGCATCATCAg ATTCCTGATTTTGCATACTCGCCAAATCCACACA ATGGAAGTTCTGGGTCTGACCGTAACACCTCAGAGGCAGAACCAAAACCAAAAGTGATTCCCCGCAAAGAAGCTCCGCCAAAACCAACGCCGCCACCTTCAGTCCCTACTCCTTCCATCGCCTTCCAAAAT AGACAGAGAGAACAAAGAGATAGAGATTTTGACGCGGAGAGGCTTGCTTCGGCAAGGAAGCGGCTTCAAGAGAACTACAAAGAGGCTGAAAATG CGAAAAAGCAAAGAACGATTCAGGTGATGGACATCCACGAGTTACCAAAGTCAAAACCCAAGAATGCCTTCTTTGGAAAGAACAAAGGCAGTGGCGGTTCTCAGGGAAGGCACTGGTGA